Proteins found in one Polyodon spathula isolate WHYD16114869_AA chromosome 10, ASM1765450v1, whole genome shotgun sequence genomic segment:
- the LOC121321851 gene encoding nucleolar complex protein 3 homolog isoform X1 — translation MAPRKSKKTAPSFRKLLKTSNIKIENKLKNRQLKQQSTAKKHRKEQKKLRQALNNAATQTPLPLERYKKRPEDEEDEEEFEESLPVDMMEEDDLEQMKAMAQKASFLTRDLSSSEPVHARKRKRENVMEKYEKLPRLMQKEQEKELIHLLPIKDKTGIIPQTMERPAVKKAEKEHQDEDGGDGAEEVNAPTPLPLLTTQDLVVLRRKRLEERKVCIAALGSSILSDPSANIKKLKELRSMLVELDPYVAVTVRKLVMVSLMEIFKDIVPSYRIRPLTEAEKSTKVKKETQQLREFEEGLVSQYKFYLENLEQTVKDWKQMKKKKSEVVSLKSYKGLAEVAVKCLCELLVALPHFNFHNNIIVMIVPLMNHDCKKISEMSCEAVRKLFKQDKVGQASLGMVKVISGLVKSRNYEVKPEVLKALLCLRVKEVEVKKDADDIAPKKRFMNCKEKRKHLSRMQRKWKKAEEKLEKELLEAEATESKEKKLKLHTETLNIVFLTYFRILKKAQKSILLSCVLEGLAKFAHLINVEFFDDLLIVLHKLIESGDLSYRESLHCIQTAFHVLSGQGDVLNIDPLKFYTHLYKTLLRLHAGTANDDMIIVLQCLDVMLTKRRKQVSVQRALAFIKRLATLSLQVLPNSTIGILATNRVLMHTFPKSDILLDNESQGSGIYLPELDEPEYCNPQNTSLWELHTLQRHYHPIVRKFAAHLVVGAPSEGSGALNVDLSRKSATDLFEDYSTKGMTFNPPVATPSSKKKEKFTIGDALLDSDLKKQIDSRLEATSIPSDLDFTAHFRKAFM, via the exons AGAAAAAGCAAGAAGACAGCACCAAGCTTTCGTAAATTGCTGAAAACCAGCAATATCAAGATTGAAAACAAACTAAAGAACAGGCAGTTAAAGCAGCAAAGCACCGCAAAGAAACACCGGAAGGAGCAGAAGAAGCTCAGGCAAGCTCTCAATAATGCTGCAACCCAAACTCCTCTTCCACTGGAGCGGTACAAGAAAAGGCCAG AGGatgaggaggacgaggaggagtTTGAGGAATCTCTCCCTGTGGATATGATGGAAGAGGATGATCTGGAGCAGATGAAGGCCATGGCCCAAAAGGCCTCATTCCTAACGAGAGACCTTTCTTCCAG TGAGCCAGTTCATGCCAGGAAGCGCAAACGGGAGAATGTGATGGAGAAGTATGAGAAGTTGCCTAGACTGATGCAGAAGGAGCAGGAAAAAGAGCTTATTCACCTGCTGCCCATCAAAGACAAGACTGGCATTATTCCCCAGACTATGGAGAGACCAG CAGTAAAGAAAGCAGAGAAGGAACATCAGGATGAAGATGGTGGTGATGGTGCTGAAGAAG ttaaTGCTCCGACGCCTCTTCCATTACTAACCACACAAGATCTGGTGGTCCTACGGAGGAAGAGACTAGAGGAGAGAAAAGTTTGCATTGCTGCTCTGGGATCATCCATTTTGTCAGATCCATCAGCCAAT ATTAAGAAGTTGAAGGAGCTTCGCTCAATGCTGGTAGAGTTGGATCCCTATGTGGCCGTCACAGTTCGAAAGCTAGTGATGGTCTCACTGATGGAGATCTTTAAGGACATAGTTCCTTCTTACAGGATTCGGCCCTTGACTGAAGCAGAAAAGTCTACGAAG gTTAAAAAAGAAACCCAGCAACTAAGAGAGTTTGAAGAAGGTTTAGTAAGTCAGTACAAGTTTTACCTTGAGAACTTGGAGCAAACTGTTAAAG ACTGGAAacagatgaagaaaaagaaaagcgaAGTTGTTTCATTAAAGTCGTACAAAGGTCTGGCTGAAGTAGCCGTGAAGTGCCTTTGTGAGCTCCTGGTGGCTTTGCCTCACTTCAACTTCCACAACAATATCATAGTGATGATTGTACCCCTTATGAATCACGACTGTAAAAAG aTTTCAGAAATGAGCTGTGAAGCAGTGAGGAAGCTTTTTAAACAAGACAAAGTTGGTCAGGCTTCTCTCGGAATGGTTAAAGTGATCTCTGGTCTTGTCAAAAGTAGAAACTATGAAGTCAAACCAGAG gttCTGAAGGCTCTGCTTTGCTTGAGAGTAAAAGAAGTGGAAGTTAAGAAAGATGCAGATGATATTGCCCCCAAAAAGAGATTcatgaactgcaaagaaaagagaaaacatctCTCACGAATGCAAAGAAAG tggaAGAAAGCTGAAGAGAAGTTAGAAAAAGAACTTCTAGAAGCTGAAGCAACAGAAAGCAAAGAGAAAAAGCTTAAACTG CATACAGAGACCctgaacattgtgtttttaacataCTTCAGGATACTGAAGAAAGCTCAGAAGTCAATTCTGCTCTCTTGTGTTTTGGAAGGTCTTGCAAA GTTTGCCCACCTTATTAATGTGGAGTTCTTTGATGATTTGCTGATTGTGCTGCACAAACTCATTGAATCTGGG GATTTGAGCTACAGGGAAAGCCTTCATTGTATTCAGACCGCCTTTCATGTTCTCTCTGGTCAAG GTGATGTATTGAACATTGACCCATTGAAATTCTACACGCACCTCTACAAAACTCTTCTCAGACTACATGCAG GTACTGCGAATGATGATATGATCATTGTCCTGCAGTGTCTGGACGTGATGTTGACTAAGCGCAGGAAGCAGGTTTCAGTGCAGCGAGCGCTTGCTTTCATTAAACGCCTCGCCACGCTCTCTCTACAAGTGCTACCAAATTCAACAATCGGCATCTTGGCAACAAACAGGGTGCTAATGCAC ACATTCCCCAAGTCTGATATCTTGTTGGATAATGAGTCGCAGGGTAGTGGGATATATCTGCCTGAGCTTGATGAACCAGAGTATTGTAACCCTCAGAATACATCTCTGTGGGAGCTGCATACACTTCAG agacaCTATCACCCTATTGTGCGGAAGTTTGCAGCTCATCTCGTTGTGGGGGCACCAAGCGAGGGCTCAGGAGCACTTAACGTGGATCTCAGTAGAAA atcaGCTACTGACCTTTTTGAGGATTATAGTACAAAAGGAATGACATTCAATCCTCCAGTTGCAACACCGTCATCAAAGAAAAAG GAGAAGTTTACAATTGGAGATGCATTGCTGGACAGTGATTTGAAGAAACAAATTGACAGCCGTCTTGAAGCCACCTCTATTCCATCAGATTTGGATTTTACAGCGCATTTCAGGAAGGCATTTATGTAG
- the LOC121321851 gene encoding nucleolar complex protein 3 homolog isoform X2, which translates to MAPRKSKKTAPSFRKLLKTSNIKIENKLKNRQLKQQSTAKKHRKEQKKLRQALNNAATQTPLPLERYKKRPEDEEDEEEFEESLPVDMMEEDDLEQMKAMAQKASFLTRDLSSSEPVHARKRKRENVMEKYEKLPRLMQKEQEKELIHLLPIKDKTGIIPQTMERPVKKAEKEHQDEDGGDGAEEVNAPTPLPLLTTQDLVVLRRKRLEERKVCIAALGSSILSDPSANIKKLKELRSMLVELDPYVAVTVRKLVMVSLMEIFKDIVPSYRIRPLTEAEKSTKVKKETQQLREFEEGLVSQYKFYLENLEQTVKDWKQMKKKKSEVVSLKSYKGLAEVAVKCLCELLVALPHFNFHNNIIVMIVPLMNHDCKKISEMSCEAVRKLFKQDKVGQASLGMVKVISGLVKSRNYEVKPEVLKALLCLRVKEVEVKKDADDIAPKKRFMNCKEKRKHLSRMQRKWKKAEEKLEKELLEAEATESKEKKLKLHTETLNIVFLTYFRILKKAQKSILLSCVLEGLAKFAHLINVEFFDDLLIVLHKLIESGDLSYRESLHCIQTAFHVLSGQGDVLNIDPLKFYTHLYKTLLRLHAGTANDDMIIVLQCLDVMLTKRRKQVSVQRALAFIKRLATLSLQVLPNSTIGILATNRVLMHTFPKSDILLDNESQGSGIYLPELDEPEYCNPQNTSLWELHTLQRHYHPIVRKFAAHLVVGAPSEGSGALNVDLSRKSATDLFEDYSTKGMTFNPPVATPSSKKKEKFTIGDALLDSDLKKQIDSRLEATSIPSDLDFTAHFRKAFM; encoded by the exons AGAAAAAGCAAGAAGACAGCACCAAGCTTTCGTAAATTGCTGAAAACCAGCAATATCAAGATTGAAAACAAACTAAAGAACAGGCAGTTAAAGCAGCAAAGCACCGCAAAGAAACACCGGAAGGAGCAGAAGAAGCTCAGGCAAGCTCTCAATAATGCTGCAACCCAAACTCCTCTTCCACTGGAGCGGTACAAGAAAAGGCCAG AGGatgaggaggacgaggaggagtTTGAGGAATCTCTCCCTGTGGATATGATGGAAGAGGATGATCTGGAGCAGATGAAGGCCATGGCCCAAAAGGCCTCATTCCTAACGAGAGACCTTTCTTCCAG TGAGCCAGTTCATGCCAGGAAGCGCAAACGGGAGAATGTGATGGAGAAGTATGAGAAGTTGCCTAGACTGATGCAGAAGGAGCAGGAAAAAGAGCTTATTCACCTGCTGCCCATCAAAGACAAGACTGGCATTATTCCCCAGACTATGGAGAGACCAG TAAAGAAAGCAGAGAAGGAACATCAGGATGAAGATGGTGGTGATGGTGCTGAAGAAG ttaaTGCTCCGACGCCTCTTCCATTACTAACCACACAAGATCTGGTGGTCCTACGGAGGAAGAGACTAGAGGAGAGAAAAGTTTGCATTGCTGCTCTGGGATCATCCATTTTGTCAGATCCATCAGCCAAT ATTAAGAAGTTGAAGGAGCTTCGCTCAATGCTGGTAGAGTTGGATCCCTATGTGGCCGTCACAGTTCGAAAGCTAGTGATGGTCTCACTGATGGAGATCTTTAAGGACATAGTTCCTTCTTACAGGATTCGGCCCTTGACTGAAGCAGAAAAGTCTACGAAG gTTAAAAAAGAAACCCAGCAACTAAGAGAGTTTGAAGAAGGTTTAGTAAGTCAGTACAAGTTTTACCTTGAGAACTTGGAGCAAACTGTTAAAG ACTGGAAacagatgaagaaaaagaaaagcgaAGTTGTTTCATTAAAGTCGTACAAAGGTCTGGCTGAAGTAGCCGTGAAGTGCCTTTGTGAGCTCCTGGTGGCTTTGCCTCACTTCAACTTCCACAACAATATCATAGTGATGATTGTACCCCTTATGAATCACGACTGTAAAAAG aTTTCAGAAATGAGCTGTGAAGCAGTGAGGAAGCTTTTTAAACAAGACAAAGTTGGTCAGGCTTCTCTCGGAATGGTTAAAGTGATCTCTGGTCTTGTCAAAAGTAGAAACTATGAAGTCAAACCAGAG gttCTGAAGGCTCTGCTTTGCTTGAGAGTAAAAGAAGTGGAAGTTAAGAAAGATGCAGATGATATTGCCCCCAAAAAGAGATTcatgaactgcaaagaaaagagaaaacatctCTCACGAATGCAAAGAAAG tggaAGAAAGCTGAAGAGAAGTTAGAAAAAGAACTTCTAGAAGCTGAAGCAACAGAAAGCAAAGAGAAAAAGCTTAAACTG CATACAGAGACCctgaacattgtgtttttaacataCTTCAGGATACTGAAGAAAGCTCAGAAGTCAATTCTGCTCTCTTGTGTTTTGGAAGGTCTTGCAAA GTTTGCCCACCTTATTAATGTGGAGTTCTTTGATGATTTGCTGATTGTGCTGCACAAACTCATTGAATCTGGG GATTTGAGCTACAGGGAAAGCCTTCATTGTATTCAGACCGCCTTTCATGTTCTCTCTGGTCAAG GTGATGTATTGAACATTGACCCATTGAAATTCTACACGCACCTCTACAAAACTCTTCTCAGACTACATGCAG GTACTGCGAATGATGATATGATCATTGTCCTGCAGTGTCTGGACGTGATGTTGACTAAGCGCAGGAAGCAGGTTTCAGTGCAGCGAGCGCTTGCTTTCATTAAACGCCTCGCCACGCTCTCTCTACAAGTGCTACCAAATTCAACAATCGGCATCTTGGCAACAAACAGGGTGCTAATGCAC ACATTCCCCAAGTCTGATATCTTGTTGGATAATGAGTCGCAGGGTAGTGGGATATATCTGCCTGAGCTTGATGAACCAGAGTATTGTAACCCTCAGAATACATCTCTGTGGGAGCTGCATACACTTCAG agacaCTATCACCCTATTGTGCGGAAGTTTGCAGCTCATCTCGTTGTGGGGGCACCAAGCGAGGGCTCAGGAGCACTTAACGTGGATCTCAGTAGAAA atcaGCTACTGACCTTTTTGAGGATTATAGTACAAAAGGAATGACATTCAATCCTCCAGTTGCAACACCGTCATCAAAGAAAAAG GAGAAGTTTACAATTGGAGATGCATTGCTGGACAGTGATTTGAAGAAACAAATTGACAGCCGTCTTGAAGCCACCTCTATTCCATCAGATTTGGATTTTACAGCGCATTTCAGGAAGGCATTTATGTAG